The Claveliimonas bilis genome window below encodes:
- the topA gene encoding type I DNA topoisomerase translates to MAHYLVIVESPAKVKTIKKFLGSNYTVMASNGHVRDLPKSQLGIDVGHDYEPKYITIRGKGDILASLRKEVKKADKVYLATDPDREGEAISWHLCKALKLEDKKTYRISFNEITKNAVKASIKNAREIDMDLVDAQQARRALDRVVGYKISPLLWAKVKRGLSAGRVQSVALRIIADREEEINAFIPEEYWTLDAVLKVKGERKPLTAKFYGTEKQKMTIRSESELNQIVKELEGADYQVADIKKGERYKKAPVPFTTSTMQQEASKVLNFATQKTMRIAQQLYEGIDIKGNGTVGLITYLRTDSTRVSDEAEASVREYISGNYGSEFVASGAAGKENGKNIQDAHEAIRPTDVTRTPAAMKESLSRDQFRLYQLIWKRFVASRMKPAKYETTSVRIAAGDYRFQVAASKIVFEGFRTVYTEADEEKEETNVLLKGLDKDSVLNWEKFDTKQHFTQPPAHYTEASLVKTLEELGIGRPSTYAPTISTIIARRYVAKENRNLYLTEIGEVVNNIMKQSFPAIVDVNFTANMEGLLDKVAEGKVAWKTVIENFYPDLEEAVKIAEKEQESVKIEDEVTDVICEECGRNMVIKYGPHGRFLACPGFPECRNTKPYLEKIGVKCPKCGKDIVLRKTKKGRKYYGCEDNPDCDFMSWQKPSEQKCSKCGGYMVEKGSKLVCMNEKCGYVEAKKAKDN, encoded by the coding sequence ATGGCTCATTATCTTGTTATTGTAGAGTCTCCTGCAAAAGTAAAAACAATAAAAAAGTTTTTGGGAAGTAATTATACAGTTATGGCTTCCAATGGTCATGTGCGGGATCTCCCAAAAAGTCAGCTTGGAATCGATGTGGGGCATGATTATGAACCGAAATATATTACCATCCGCGGGAAGGGGGATATTCTTGCCAGCCTTCGCAAGGAAGTAAAAAAAGCGGATAAAGTTTATCTTGCAACCGACCCTGACCGCGAAGGGGAAGCGATTTCCTGGCATTTGTGTAAAGCATTGAAACTGGAAGATAAAAAGACATATAGGATCAGCTTTAACGAGATCACTAAAAATGCAGTAAAAGCATCCATTAAAAATGCAAGAGAGATTGATATGGATCTTGTAGATGCCCAGCAGGCCCGGCGGGCGCTGGATCGTGTCGTTGGATATAAGATCAGTCCTCTTTTGTGGGCGAAAGTAAAGAGGGGATTAAGCGCCGGACGTGTACAGTCTGTGGCTCTTCGGATCATCGCAGACCGGGAGGAAGAGATCAATGCCTTTATTCCCGAAGAATATTGGACTCTGGATGCCGTCTTAAAAGTAAAGGGTGAGAGGAAGCCTCTGACAGCTAAATTCTATGGGACTGAAAAGCAAAAAATGACGATTCGTTCTGAAAGCGAGCTGAACCAGATAGTAAAAGAGCTGGAGGGAGCAGACTATCAGGTGGCAGATATCAAAAAAGGAGAGCGCTACAAAAAAGCTCCGGTGCCTTTCACTACCAGTACCATGCAGCAGGAGGCATCGAAAGTGCTGAACTTTGCTACGCAGAAAACGATGCGTATTGCACAGCAGCTTTATGAAGGAATCGATATTAAAGGAAACGGAACAGTGGGTCTTATCACTTATCTGCGTACAGACTCCACCCGTGTTTCCGATGAGGCGGAAGCCAGTGTAAGGGAGTACATCTCGGGAAATTACGGAAGTGAATTTGTCGCTTCCGGTGCAGCGGGAAAGGAAAATGGAAAGAACATACAGGATGCCCATGAGGCTATTCGTCCTACAGATGTAACAAGAACTCCGGCTGCTATGAAAGAATCTTTGAGCAGAGATCAGTTCCGCCTGTATCAGTTGATCTGGAAGAGATTTGTCGCCAGCAGGATGAAACCGGCAAAATATGAGACAACATCTGTCAGAATTGCGGCGGGAGATTACCGTTTTCAGGTTGCGGCTTCTAAGATTGTTTTTGAAGGATTCCGCACAGTTTACACAGAAGCAGATGAGGAAAAAGAAGAAACCAATGTGCTCTTGAAGGGACTGGATAAAGATTCTGTCCTGAATTGGGAAAAATTTGACACAAAACAGCATTTTACCCAGCCGCCGGCACATTATACGGAAGCTTCCCTTGTAAAGACACTGGAAGAGCTTGGAATCGGGCGCCCCAGTACTTATGCCCCCACGATTTCTACAATTATAGCCAGAAGATATGTAGCAAAGGAAAACAGGAATCTTTACCTGACGGAGATCGGAGAGGTAGTGAACAATATTATGAAGCAGTCCTTTCCGGCCATTGTAGATGTGAATTTTACGGCAAACATGGAAGGCCTTCTTGATAAAGTTGCAGAAGGAAAAGTCGCATGGAAAACAGTAATTGAAAATTTTTACCCTGATCTGGAAGAAGCGGTAAAGATTGCAGAAAAAGAGCAGGAAAGCGTCAAGATTGAAGATGAAGTCACAGATGTGATCTGTGAAGAATGCGGACGGAATATGGTGATCAAGTATGGACCTCACGGAAGATTTCTTGCCTGCCCCGGATTTCCGGAGTGCCGCAATACGAAGCCCTATCTGGAAAAAATCGGAGTGAAATGTCCCAAATGCGGGAAAGATATTGTCCTTAGAAAAACGAAAAAAGGAAGAAAATATTACGGATGTGAAGATAATCCGGATTGTGATTTTATGTCCTGGCAGAAGCCGTCAGAGCAGAAATGTTCAAAATGCGGCGGTTACATGGTAGAAAAGGGAAGTAAACTTGTCTGTATGAATGAAAAATGCGGATATGTAGAAGCAAAAAAAGCAAAAGATAATTAA